The Chroicocephalus ridibundus chromosome 2, bChrRid1.1, whole genome shotgun sequence genome includes a region encoding these proteins:
- the NDC80 gene encoding kinetochore protein NDC80 homolog, with the protein MRRSSSIAGSSGRQSMMALRVQDNNKMGLQTPQMKDRGTFGKLSMSKPTPGTSERKVSFFGKRTSGAGGSRNSQYGVFGTEKIKDPRPLHDKAFIQQCIKQLCEFLVENGYAHNVSMKSLQSPSVKDFLKIFTFIYGFLCPSYELPDSKFEEEIPRVFKELGYPFALSKSSMYTVGAPHTWPQIVTALVWLIDCVKLYAAMRENAPSFDDGQNWGGETDDGIVHNKLFLDYTVKCYEHFMKGGDTFEELDAEVRSKLKDLFNIDEFQVEGLAADNKRLQEEIARLEKEKESEPDRRVTLRNLKSSLQADVQKYQAYLTNLESHIAILDQKMEGVNEEVETAEMEVEAMKQENARLQHIFDNQKYSVADIERINHERNELQQTINKLTKEVEAEEHQLWNEELKYARNKEAIEMQLAEYHKLARKLKLIPVSAENSKGHNFEIQFNPEAGPNCLVKYRTQIKAPLMEIINQTEEEIRKATQRKMSLEDTLEQVNVMVVDKKSSVKTLKEEAEKLDDLYHQKLKEAEEEEQKCANELELLEKHKQLLESGVNEGLSEATNELHDLQRQYQVVMQTTTEESRKAGDNLNRLLEVIATHVVSIEKYLDEQNVKIDRDYEEFMSEDLLSILTRILDSYKKKAENL; encoded by the exons ATGAGACGAAGTTCAAGTATTGCTGGAAGCAGTGGTCGCCAATCTATGATGGCACTGAGAGTGCAGGACAACAACAAGATGGGTCTTCAAACACCTCAGAT GAAGGACAGAGGTACGTTTGGGAAGCTGAGCATGAGCAAACCTACACCTGGAACTTCGGAAAGAAAAGTCAGCTTTTTTGGGAAGAG AACTAGTGGGGCTGGAGGTTCACGCAACAGTCAGTATGGTGTGTTCGGGACAGAAAAGATCAAGGATCCCAGGCCACTTCACGACAAGGCATTCATCCAACAATGTATCAAACAGCTTTGTGAG tttcttgtGGAGAATGGTTACGCCCATAATGTTTCCATGAAATCGCTACAGTCTCCATCAGttaaggactttttaaaaatcttcactttTATCTATGGGTTTCTCTGCCCTTCTTACGAACTGCCTGACTCAAAATTTGAAGAGGAAATTCCCAGAGTTTTTAAAGAACTTGG GTACCCCTTTGCTTTGTCAAAAAGCTCCATGTACACAGTGGGagcaccacacacatggcctcAGATCGTGACAGCTTTGGTTTGGTTAATTGATTGTGTCAAG TTGTATGCTGCCATGAGGGAAAATGCACCATCGTTTGATGATGGACAAAACTGGGGAGGAGAGACGGATGATGGAATTGTACATAATAAG cttttcctgGACTACACTGTTAAGTGCTATGAGCACTTCATGAAAGGGGGTGATACTTTTGAAGAACTGGATGCAGAAGTGCGGTCAAAATTAA aggaTTTATTTAATATAGATGAATTCCAGGTAGAAGGTTTAGCAGCTGACAACAAAAGACTTCAAGAAGAGATTGCaagactagaaaaagaaaaggaaagcgaGCCG GATCGTAGAGTAACACTACGAAACCTGAAATCGTCTCTTCAAGCAGATGTCCAGAAATACCAGGCTTATTTGACTAATCTGGAATCTCATATAGCCATCCTTGATCAAAAAATGGAAGGTGTTAATGAGGAAGTTGAGACAGCAG AAATGGAAGTAGAAGCAATGAAGCAGGAGAATGCCCGGCTCCAGCACATCTTTGATAATCAAAAGTACTCAGTTGCGGACATTGAGAGAATAAATCATGAGAGAAATGAGTTGCAGCAAACCATTAACAAGCTGACTAAGGAAGTGGAAGCAGAAGAACATCAGCTGTGGAATGAAGAGCTAAAATATGCTAGGAATAAAGAGGCG ATTGAAATGCAACTGGCAGAGTATCATAAACTGGCTCGAAAGCTGAAATTAATTCCAGTAAGCGCTGAGAATTCCAAAGGCCACAACTTTGAGATTCAGTTTAATCCTGAGGCAGGACCAAATTGCCTAGTCAAATACAGAACTCAGATCAAG GCCCCCCTTATGGAGATCATAAACCAGACTGAGGAAGAAATTAGGAAAGCTACTCAACGGAAGATGTCTTTGGAAGATACTTTGGAACAG GTGAATGTAATGGTAGTGGACAAGAAAAGTAGtgtgaaaacactgaaagaagaagcagaaaagctggaTGATCTTTACCATCAGAAGCTTAAG gaggcagaagaggaagagCAAAAATGTGCAAATGAACTGGAATTGTTAGAGAAGCATAAACAGTTACTTGAGAGTGGTGTCAATGAAGGTCTCAGTGAAGCCACAAATGAATTGCATGATCTTCAACGACA ATATCAAGTTGTTATGCAAACAACaacagaagagagcaggaaagctggtGATAACTTGAATCGTCTTTTAGAAGTGATTGCTACTCATGTCGTATCTATAGAG AAATATCTTGATGAACAGAATGTGAAAATTGACAGAGACTATGAAGAATTCATGTCTGAAGATCTATTGTCAATCTTGACCAGAATTCTAGACAGTTAtaaaaagaaggctgaaaatCTGTAA